Sequence from the Primulina huaijiensis isolate GDHJ02 chromosome 16, ASM1229523v2, whole genome shotgun sequence genome:
TGTATCAAGCTGCCATTTAACCTCACCACCAGCACTAATGACACGCTCTCTCTCTTCAAGACAACTAGCAACATGGTCCTACTATATTGAAGTAGTCCAGTTAAAAAAAAACGCACATACCTTGCAGGGGTGGACCAAGGAATTCTAGGGAAAGAGGGAAAAATGGGATTGAGGTAAACTCAAAGGACATCAGGAGGACCTATATAATTACATAAATTCCAGCTCACCCTGGTTAAAGCATAGGGATTCCCTGTACGACATAAAATCACTTTGCAATCGCCGGCATTAGCAACAAATAACTTGTTTTTCACTATAAGAGCAGTGACTGCAGTACAACCAGGGTGGAAGTCCTTTTGAATAACTCCGGTTAATTTACGCTGAGAGTTTATCTCATTCCTGAAAACAATATCGGTCCTAACAAAAGCTTCTACTAGTGCTTTAGAAGGACTGCACACAAGTTAGATACATAAAGATAACTAACTCTACAACACGCAAAATTAGATTATAAGGAGAAGAGTTTTACCTGCTCGCTGAAATCTGAGTCCTCAAAAATTCAGGTAGAGCCCCAGCTGAAAACTCAGCAGCAGCTGCACCTGCACATAATACAGGAGCTTGTATTTGTTTCTTGATGCCATTTGCACAAGTCAATTGCAAAACATTCAAAAGGTCAAACAGTTATAATAGCTGAACATAAAACAAAGTACTGAGTGACCAGGCAATTGACAAATCTTGCCGCAAGAAAACATTCATTCCTCTTCCCCCAATTTTCAACCAGAAAGGCAGCTTTTATCTCTGAAAGAGATATTTTCTAACCTTATTTTCTTAATCTATTTACCCTTTTTCCCCAAATGAACAGGAAAACAGTAACTCGAGAGTTAATAATCCCTAGAGTTTGCATTGATGCCATTAGAAAGTGAATTTACATATACCTCGATGACCATCAAAAATCCCAAAAAAATGGACATCCTTTTCATTACAGAAATTGGGTAGTAAAAAATGTGAATCCTCCATGGTTTCTCTTCTTCCACAAGTTGAGAAGGAACCCCAAGAGAGAACTGGGTGGTACGCCAAAGAATTGTTTGAAGAGTGAAACCACGTGCCCAGAACATTATGAGAAGTAAGCAAATCACTTGGTGAAAACCCTTTGCCATGGGCAAACCAGTTAATTGGTTCTTGATAACTTTGCACGGTTGTTTCATGGGTATGCCCACAAGACATACGAGAGTTGACAAAGGCGTCTTCTTTATTCACTCCTTTTTCGCATTCAAACATTACATCAAGTTCTGAAACAATCTCATTGAAAGATGGCCTCTTTTGAGGGTTTTCATCCCAACATCTCTGTATCAAAGAGATGAACTTGGTTGAAGCACTGGACTCAGGGGTAGCTAGAACTGGTCGCAAGCCTTCAGAAACCACAGCAGCTGTAAGTTGCTGCTCAGTATAGTTCATTTCCAAGACTGTATGCGCCTGCCACCAGCATGTTAAATGTAATAAGCCCAGAAGATCAATAATGACCTaccaatataaaaaatttaaattcaaaacaaaaggaAACAATGCGGCTGTTTTACACGAACTCAGCATGTTTAGTATTATTTATCTTGAACTGCATTTTGAGATTACCGaattatatgattttgttttgtatttaaGAAGTTCCATGACCAATACTAAGAGAAAGGCTGCTCAAAAGAAGACCTGGAAGACGTGTTCGAGGGCAAAACTCATGGGAATACAAGATGCAATGATTCCTAACAAACTAGAAGTTGATAGTAGTCGATTTTGCAGTAAATACAAGGTCAAAAGTGCAAAATGTCACCATCACTGTACAAGCATAATCGATTTTCAAACCGATGTTTTCTCATGAAGTTTTCATGACTTCTTAGATGCCCTTTGCCCTTTGTCTTCCTGCCAAATTCGTGGTAGATACaagaattataaaataaaatcttataattCGTGGTAGACACAAGAATGATAATACTCTGACTAGGTGTCAAAGGCCTAGTCTTCTCCTTCGCAACAGCGCAGGCAATAGAACCTGGCACAAtttgcaaagaaaaaataaagtaCACCATTATTTAATTGACACAACTTAACCTTTCTATACAAATTAACTGACGCTCTTTTTCTTCAAACGAGTATGCGGAAACAAAGGAAAaggtaaatttttactttatttcTCCACCTTCCACCACATTAATTTCCCTTTTTCTCCAGTATTCTTGGTACAAAAAAGCAAGAAAATAAGTGATAACCTGTGCCTCTG
This genomic interval carries:
- the LOC140961193 gene encoding protein kinase and PP2C-like domain-containing protein isoform X5, which translates into the protein MFFLEFYEAGNLAQKLHVEEWSPSIGQAVKINLYLAKALQYLHNLGIVHRDVKPANILCSVQLDENFHPHLADFGLAEHKNNLKQVSAADWKSGKPTGGFHKRNMVGTLIYMAPEVLRKEIHTEKSDVYSFGITINELLTGVIPYTDLRAEAQAHTVLEMNYTEQQLTAAVVSEGLRPVLATPESSASTKFISLIQRCWDENPQKRPSFNEIVSELDVMFECEKGVNKEDAFVNSRMSCGHTHETTVQSYQEPINWFAHGKGFSPSDLLTSHNVLGTWFHSSNNSLAYHPVLSWGSFSTCGRRETMEDSHFLLPNFCNEKDVHFFGIFDGHRGAAAAEFSAGALPEFLRTQISASSPSKALVEAFVRTDIVFRNEINSQRKLTGVIQKDFHPGCTAVTALIVKNKLFVANAGDCKVILCRTGNPYALTRDHVASCLEERERVISAGGEVKWQLDTWRVGPAALQVTRSIGDDDLKPYVTAEPEVDETLLSAEDEYIVMASDGLWDVMRNADVVSIIRDTVKEAGMCAKRLATEAAARGGNDNITVIVVFLRPVSTAERIY
- the LOC140961193 gene encoding protein kinase and PP2C-like domain-containing protein isoform X6 translates to MVLEIMEPNNCIRGCCHSQTIPLHLHPSSYSIASPIARGAESVVYGAILDGTKVAVKKPILSTSDDLDKFHKELQILCKVDHPGILKLVAAHARPPSYMFFLEFYEAGNLAQKLHVEEWSPSIGQAVKINLYLAKALQYLHNLGIVHRDVKPANILCSVQLDENFHPHLADFGLAEHKNNLKQVSAADWKSGKPTGGFHKRNMVGTLIYMAPEVLRKEIHTEKSDVYSFGITINELLTGVIPYTDLRAEAQAHTVLEMNYTEQQLTAAVVSEGLRPVLATPESSASTKFISLIQRCWDENPQKRPSFNEIVSELDVMFECEKGVNKEDAFVNSRMSCGHTHETTVQSYQEPINWFAHGKGFSPSDLLTSHNVLGTWFHSSNNSLAYHPVLSWGSFSTCGRRETMEDSHFLLPNFCNEKDVHFFGIFDGHRGAAAAEFSAGALPEFLRTQISASSPSKALVEAFVRTDIVFRNEINSQRKLTGVIQKDFHPGCTAVTALIVKNKLFVANAGDCKVILCRTGNPYALTRNSLVHPCKVCAFFFNWTTSI
- the LOC140961193 gene encoding protein kinase and PP2C-like domain-containing protein isoform X4, producing MSLKRRPTVGIFFFLELLGRGIAVSAYFNVDHPGILKLVAAHARPPSYMFFLEFYEAGNLAQKLHVEEWSPSIGQAVKINLYLAKALQYLHNLGIVHRDVKPANILCSVQLDENFHPHLADFGLAEHKNNLKQVSAADWKSGKPTGGFHKRNMVGTLIYMAPEVLRKEIHTEKSDVYSFGITINELLTGVIPYTDLRAEAQAHTVLEMNYTEQQLTAAVVSEGLRPVLATPESSASTKFISLIQRCWDENPQKRPSFNEIVSELDVMFECEKGVNKEDAFVNSRMSCGHTHETTVQSYQEPINWFAHGKGFSPSDLLTSHNVLGTWFHSSNNSLAYHPVLSWGSFSTCGRRETMEDSHFLLPNFCNEKDVHFFGIFDGHRGAAAAEFSAGALPEFLRTQISASSPSKALVEAFVRTDIVFRNEINSQRKLTGVIQKDFHPGCTAVTALIVKNKLFVANAGDCKVILCRTGNPYALTRDHVASCLEERERVISAGGEVKWQLDTWRVGPAALQVTRSIGDDDLKPYVTAEPEVDETLLSAEDEYIVMASDGLWDVMRNADVVSIIRDTVKEAGMCAKRLATEAAARGGNDNITVIVVFLRPVSTAERIY